The window TCCGAACGATTATAGCCAAGACACACAAGTCTAAGCACCTGGATCCAATTGACCCAATTTTTTTGATCAACGGACCAAGTTACCCTAGGGATAACAGCGCAATCCTATTCAAGAGTCCATATCGACAATTAGGGTTTACGACCTCGATGTTGGATCAGGACATCCCAATGGTGTAGAAGCTATTAATGGTTCGTTTGTTCAACGATTAAAGTCCTACGTGATCTGAGTTCAGACCGGAGTAATCCAGGTCGGTTTCTATCTATTCACGATTTCTCCCAGTACGAAAGGATAAGAGAAATGGAGCCTACTTAAAACAAGAGCCCCTAAATCAATTCATGAAATAATCTCAACTTTGTAAATTCGTAAAATTAATGCCTTAGACAAAGGCATAATTAGGGTGGCAGAGTCAGGAAATTGCGTAAGACTTAAAACCTTGTTCCCGGGGGTTCAAATCCCCTCCCTAATAGTGCATTTATTAAATATCCTAACCCTCCTAGTACCCATCTTAATTGCCATAGCATTCTTAACACTAGTAGAACGCAAAATTTTAGGGTACATACAACTACGAAAAGGACCAAATATCGTAGGGCCATACGGTATTTTACAACCATTCGCAGATGCAATAAAACTATTTATCAAAGAACCCCTACGACCACTAGCAACATCAACATCCCTGTTTATTATTGCCCCCACACTATCACTTACACTAGCCTTCAGTCTGTGAATCCCAATACCAATACCACACCCACTAATTAACCTAAACCTAGGAGCTATATTCATCTTAGCCACATCAAGCCTATCAGTATACTCAATTTTATGGTCAGGGTGAGCCTCTAACTCAAAGTATTCAATATTTGGGGCCCTACGAGCAGTAGCCCAAACAATTTCATATGAAGTAACCATAGCAATCATTTTATTATCTGTCCTACTAATAAACGGATCATTCTCCCTACAATCACTAATATTTACCCAAGAAGCCCTATGATTAATTATTCCAACTTGACCCCTAGGAATAATATGATATATCTCAACCCTAGCAGAAACAAACCGAGCCCCATTTGACTTAACAGAAGGTGAATCAGAATTAGTATCTGGGTTCAACGTAGAGTACGCCGCGGGCCCATTTGCCCTATTCTTCATAGCTGAATACACTAACATCATTCTAATAAATGCTCTATCAACAATCGTATTTTTAGGCCCATTCAATGACCCTAACTACCCAGAAATATTTACAACAAACTTTATAATAAAAACATTAGCACTCACCACACTATTCTTATGAGTACGAGCATCCTACCCACGATTCCGATATGACCAACTAATACATCTACTATGAAAAAACTTTCTCCCACTAACATTAGCCCTATGCATATGACACATTTCTGTACCAATCTTCATAGCAAGTATTCCACCATACACCTAGAAATATGTCTGATAAAAGAGTTACTTTGATAGAGTAAATTATAGAGGTTTAAATCCTCTTATTTCTAGGATAATAGGAGTTGAACCTATTCCTAAGAATTCAAAATTCTACGTGCTACCTAAACACCCTATCCTAAATCAGTAAGGTCAGCTAATTAAGCTATTGGGCCCATACCCCGAAAATGTTGGTTTAAATCCTTCCCGTACTAATCAACCCCATCACACTTCTAATTATTTACTTTACAATTTTATCTGGCCCAATAGTCACTATATTAAGCGCTAACTTATTCCTAATATGAATTGGACTAGAAATAAACCTCCTGGCTATCATCCCAATAATAACAAAAAATACAAACCCCCGATCAACAGAAGCAGCAACAAAATATTTCCTAACCCAAGCCACAGCTTCAATAATTTTCCTATTATCAATCATTCTCAACTACAAACAACTAGGAGTATGAACATTACAACCCCAAACAAACAACCAAATCACCACACTAATATTTATCTCCCTAGCAATTAAAATAGGACTTGCACCATTCCACGCATGACTGCCAGAAGTAACCCAAGGAATCCCCATACAAACAGGTATAATCCTACTTACATGACAAAAAATAGCTCCAATATCAATCCTATTTCAAATATATGAAATAACTAACCCAATAATTCTTATAACATCAGCCATTTTATCAGTACTAATCGGAGCATGAAACGGACTTAACCAAACACAAACACGAAAAATTATAGCCTACTCATCCATCAGCCACATAGGTTGAATAATCGCTGTACTTCCATTCAACCCATCCCTTACAATACTAAACCTACTAATCTACATTAGCCTGACAGTACCAACATTTATTATACTAAAACATAATTCATCCAACAACATTAACTCTTTATCACTCATATGAAGCAAAACCCCAATAATACTACCAACAATTTCACTAATTTTACTATCTACAGGAGGATTACCACCACTAACAGGATTCCTACCTAAATGAGCCATTATCTCAGAACTTCTAAAAAACAATAACATCATACTAGCTACACTAATAGCAATAACAGCCCTAATCAATCTATTCTTCTACACACGACTAATTTATTCAACCACACTAACCACATTTCCAACAAACAACAACTCCAAAATATCACTACACCACACCAACCACAAAAATAACTTCATCCTCCCCTCCATAGCCATTCTAAGTACTATAACACTTCCTCTCTCCCCACTACTAATAACATAAGAAGTTTAGGATAAAAAGTCCAAGAGCCTTCAAAGCCCTAAGTAAACCAAAAAGTTTAACTTCTGCTAAGGATTGCAAGACTACATCTTACATCTAATGAATGCAAATCAATCGCTTTAATTAAGCTAAATCCTCATCTAGATTGATAGGACTTAAACCTATGAATTTTTAGTTAACAGCTAAACACCCTAAACTGGCTTCAATCTACTTCTCCCGCCTATCAGAAAGGGGGCGGGAGAAGCCTTAGTAGAGTAGTTTTCTACACCTTCGAATTTGCAATTCGACATGAAATATCACCTTAAGGCTTGGTAAAAAGAGGTCGGTCCCCTCTGTCTTTAGATTTACAGTCTAATGCTTAACTCAGCCATTTTACCTATGTTCATTAATCGTTGATTATTTTCTACCAACCACAAAGACATCGGAACCCTTTACCTATTGTTTGGGGCATGAGCTGGGATAGTGGGCACAGCCCTAAGTATCCTGATTCGAGCAGAGCTGGGACAACCTGGTGCCTTATTAGGTGACGATCAAATCTATAATGTGATTGTAACTGCCCATGCATTTGTAATAATTTTCTTCATAGTAATACCAATAATGATTGGAGGCTTTGGAAACTGACTAGTACCCCTAATGATCGGAGCCCCCGATATAGCATTCCCACGAATAAATAATATAAGCTTCTGACTTCTACCCCCCTCATTTCTCCTGTTACTGGCATCATCTATAGTAGAAGCAGGAGCAGGTACAGGTTGAACTGTATACCCTCCATTAGCTGGTAACTTAGCACATGCTGGAGCATCAGTAGATCTTACTATTTTTTCTCTCCATTTAGCTGGTGTATCCTCAATTCTAGGAGCAATTAACTTTATCACAACTATTATTAATATGAAACCACCAGCTATAACACAATATCAAACCCCATTGTTCGTATGATCAGTCCTCATTACAGCTGTACTCCTACTTTTATCCCTACCAGTGCTGGCCGCAGGAATTACTATACTTCTAACAGACCGAAACCTAAACACAACTTTCTTTGACCCTGCTGGAGGTGGTGACCCTATTCTATATCAACACCTATTCTGATTTTTTGGTCACCCAGAAGTCTATATTCTTATTCTAC of the Peromyscus maniculatus bairdii strain BW stock mitochondrion, complete genome genome contains:
- the ND2 gene encoding NADH dehydrogenase subunit 2 (similar to INSD accession ASN66850 of P. polionotus; TAA stop codon is completed by the addition of 3' A residues to the mRNA) translates to MNPITLLIIYFTILSGPMVTMLSANLFLMWIGLEMNLLAIIPMMTKNTNPRSTEAATKYFLTQATASMIFLLSIILNYKQLGVWTLQPQTNNQITTLMFISLAIKMGLAPFHAWLPEVTQGIPMQTGMILLTWQKMAPMSILFQMYEMTNPMILMTSAILSVLIGAWNGLNQTQTRKIMAYSSISHMGWMIAVLPFNPSLTMLNLLIYISLTVPTFIMLKHNSSNNINSLSLMWSKTPMMLPTISLILLSTGGLPPLTGFLPKWAIISELLKNNNIMLATLMAMTALINLFFYTRLIYSTTLTTFPTNNNSKMSLHHTNHKNNFILPSMAILSTMTLPLSPLLMT
- the ND1 gene encoding NADH dehydrogenase subunit 1 (similar to INSD accession ASN66849 of P. polionotus;TAA stop codon is completed by the addition of 3' A residues to the mRNA'), producing the protein MHLLNILTLLVPILIAMAFLTLVERKILGYMQLRKGPNIVGPYGILQPFADAMKLFIKEPLRPLATSTSLFIIAPTLSLTLAFSLWIPMPMPHPLINLNLGAMFILATSSLSVYSILWSGWASNSKYSMFGALRAVAQTISYEVTMAIILLSVLLMNGSFSLQSLMFTQEALWLIIPTWPLGMMWYISTLAETNRAPFDLTEGESELVSGFNVEYAAGPFALFFMAEYTNIILMNALSTIVFLGPFNDPNYPEMFTTNFMMKTLALTTLFLWVRASYPRFRYDQLMHLLWKNFLPLTLALCMWHISVPIFMASIPPYT